AACTAAAGATAAGGGTTGCGCTCGTTGCGGGACTTAACCCAACATCTCACGACACGAGCTGACGACAACCATGCACCACCTGTCACCGCTGCCCCGAAGGGAAGCCCTATCTCTAGGACGGTCAGCGGGATGTCAAGACCTGGTAAGGTTCTTCGCGTTGCTTCGAATTAAACCACATGCTCCACCGCTTGTGCGGGCCCCCGTCAATTCCTTTGAGTTTCACTCTTGCGAGCGTACTCCCCAGGCGGAGTGCTTATTGCGTTAGCTGCGGCACTGAGGGTATTGAAACCCCCAACACCTAGCACTCATCGTTTACGGCGTGGACTACCAGGGTATCTAATCCTGTTTGCTCCCCACGCTTTCGCGCCTCAGCGTCAGTTACAGACCAGAAAGCCGCCTTCGCCACTGGTGTTCCTCCACATCTCTACGCATTTCACCGCTACACGTGGAATACCGCTTTCCTCTTCTGCACTCAAGCTACACAGTTTCCGATGCGAACCGGGGTTGAGCCCCGGGCTTTAACACCAGACTTACATAGCCGCCTGCGCGCGCTTTACGCCCAATAATTCCGGACAACGCTTGCCACCTACGTATTACCGCGGCTGCTGGCACGTAGTTAGCCGTGGCTTCCTCGTCAGGTACCGTCAAGGTACCGCCCTGTTCGAACGGCACTTATTCGTCCCTGACAACAGAACTTTACAACCCGAAGGCCTTCATCGTTCACGCGGCGTTGCTCCATCAGACTTTCGTCCATTGTGGAAAATTCCCTACTGCTGCCTCCCGTAGGAGTCTGGGCCGTGTCTCAGTCCCAGTGTGGCCGGTCACCCTCTCAGGTCGGCTACGCATCGTCGCCTTGGTAGGCCGTTACCCCACCAACTAGCTAATGCGCCGCAGGCCCATCTGTAAGTGGTAGCCTAAAGCCACCTTTCCATTCCCTCTCATGCGAGAGGGAATCCTATCCGGTATTAGCATGAGTTTCCCCATGTTATCCCAGGCTTACAGGCAGGTTGCCTACGTGTTACTCACCCGTCCGCCGCTAGCCTCCGAAGAGACTCGCTCGACTTGCATGTATTAGGCACGCCGCCAGCGTTCGTCCTGAGCCAGGATCAAACTCTCCAATAAAGTTTGAATCATACTGACTGCAAGCAAATCATCATGAAAAATCAATTTACAGATTGATTCTATCCGGTTTTCAAAGAGCATTTCAGCCGCCTTTCATATCGAGGCGACGCTTTTTAATATAGCATAGTCTAAAAAACATTGCAACAGGAAATTCTAAGTAATTTACTAAGCAACCCGAGAAAAATAATCTACCACAACGATAACGACTATACAAGTGGAAAGTGTGACCATACTAATTTTCATACAGCTGAAATGGAATGCGCATCAATCATAAAGAGGAAAGGACGAGGGGTCATGCTGCGCTTTGTCAGCTACAATATCCACAGCGGAAGAGATTTGTTTTGGCGCAGGCGATTGCTCGAAATGGGAGAGACGCTTCAAGCCCTGCAGCCCGATTTCATCGGATTGCAAGAAATCCATCAGAACAGCAGATACGGCTTTCAGGCTACCTACCTGGCTGAAGCGCTGCAGTACCAATTGGCCTTCTCCCCTTCCTTGGCCATTGCTGACGGCTATTATGGAAATGCCTTGCTCTCCCGCCTTCCCTTGACAGCCATAGCCTCAGTACCGCTTCCCGCACGCCAGGAGAAGCGGTCGCTGCTTCAAGCGTCGAGTACGTATGAGTCACAGTCCATTCAAATCTGGGTGACCCATTGCAGCCTCCATCAAGCCAGTCGCGAAAGGCAGCTCACGCTCTTGCGGAGGCTGGCCGAGGAATACAACGACGCTCCTCTGCTGCTCATGGGGGATTTCAACATGACCGGGGCTTCCTTCGCTCCGTGGCTCATAGATTGCGCGCGGGCTTGCGGTCTCGAGCGGAAGCCGACCCTCCCCTCAATCCGGCGTCGCATTGACTATATGTTTGCTTCCCCACACTGGCGGATCGCCAACTATGAAACCATCCCTGTCAGATGGTCCGATCACTTTCCCATTCTCACTGACCTGGAACTGGCACATTCAACTCCTCGAG
This sequence is a window from Brevibacillus composti. Protein-coding genes within it:
- a CDS encoding endonuclease/exonuclease/phosphatase family protein, with protein sequence MLRFVSYNIHSGRDLFWRRRLLEMGETLQALQPDFIGLQEIHQNSRYGFQATYLAEALQYQLAFSPSLAIADGYYGNALLSRLPLTAIASVPLPARQEKRSLLQASSTYESQSIQIWVTHCSLHQASRERQLTLLRRLAEEYNDAPLLLMGDFNMTGASFAPWLIDCARACGLERKPTLPSIRRRIDYMFASPHWRIANYETIPVRWSDHFPILTDLELAHSTPRE